In Phycisphaerales bacterium, the sequence CGTCGCACTCGCGGCCGGGAAACTGGTCGCGGGACTCCTCGGTCATTCCAGCGCACTCGTCGCGGACGCGGTTGAGTCTCTTGCCGACTCCGTGGGGTCGAGCATCGTCTGGTTCGGCTTGCGCGTCGGAAGCCGAAGGCCCGACGAACGCTACCCCTATGGCTACGGCCGCGCCGAAGCGATCGCCGCCATCGCCGTCGGACTTCTCCTCGTTCTCGCCGCGATCGTCATCGCCGTCCGTGCGGCCTCCCAACTTCTTACACCACACACACCTCCGGCACCGTGGACGCTTGCCGTTCTCATCGTGGTAATTGTGGTCAAGGAAGCCCTTTTCCGGCTCATCGTTCGCGGTGCCGACACATTCGAGTCCGATGCGGCACGCGCGGACGCCTGGCATCATCGCTCCGATGCCATCACCTCCGCCGCGGCATTCTTCGGGATACTCATCGCGGTCGTCGGTCCATCGCTCCTCGACGCGCCGCGCCTTGTCCTGGCGGACGAGGTCGCGGCCATCTTTGCCGCTCTGATCATCCTCTGGACCGCGTATCGACTCATCACGCCGAATCTCCGCGAGCTCCTCGACGCGGATTCTCCAAGCATCGCCAGCAAGGTTGAGCACATCGCTGCAAAGAGCGATGGTGTCCGACTGATCGAGAAAGTTCACGCCCGAAAGAGCGGCCGAGGTTTTCTGATCGACATGCACATCCACGTCGAACCCAACGCCACTGTTCAAGAAGGCCATGCCATCGCCGGTCGAGTCAAGGCGAGTATCCGCGAGGCTATTCCGGCCGTCTTCCACGTGCTCGTCCACGTCGAACCCGCAGTACCAAGGCCGGACAATCACCTTTGAGAGCCACCATGGACGACAAACCCATCCCCTTCTGGATCCTCATCCCCGTCGTCTTCTTTGTCGCCCTCATGCTCGCCTTCTGGCTCTTCCCGCCGGTCCTCCCCTTCGTCCTCGTCCTTGCCATCGCCGCCATCATCTACGCCCTCCGTGTCACCCGCCAGATCCAGGACGACCCAGGCCCCAAAGCCATCCAACGCCCCACCCGCTGCCAGAACTGCAACTACGACCTCAAAGACGCCGAAGACAACCGCTGCCCCGAGTGTGGCCTCCCCATCCACCTCAACGACTAGTCCAACTCCAGGTGGCCCGCCTCACCGAGGCGGGTGTTCTTGCCCGGTAGCAACGCCCGTCGATACCACTCGTCTACACGGTGCCCATTCTGCGTGCCACTCGGAGTCTTCACCGACTCCACGGTCCTCATTCCCTCGATGAGACTCCGCCTTTCGTGCCAATGCCGCGTCCGCCAACAGCCTGTACACTTCACGGCCCTTGCTCGCCCTCTCGCCACCAGAGGTCGAGCCATCGATCGACACGAGGCCAATCAAGAGATCATGACCGAACGCCCCAACGCAACAACAAGACCGTCGTCGGGAACGCACGAGGCGTTCTTGGCACAGAAGCAGTTCGGCTCACTGGATGGGATCCGGGCGTTGTGCATTCTCGGCGTGTTGTGGCAGCACACGGCGATGCGGGAGTTGGCGGCTGGCGAGACGCACTGGCTCCCGATGAGCCAGGTGGGCTACCTCGGCGTAGACATGTTCTTCGTGCTCAGCGGCTTCCTGATCTCGACGCTCCTGCAGCGCGAAAGGGCTAAGCACGGCGGGATCTCGCTCAAGGACTTCTACGCGAGGCGAACGCTGCGGATCTTCCCGATCTACTACATCGTGCTCATCGGCGTGGCGGCGCTCTACCTCGTGAAGGAGCATGTCCTTCACAAAGATCCGGCGAGCGGCGAGGTCTTCTTCCGCGCGCTCCCCTGGTACGCGACGTACACCTCCAACTTCCTTCATCCTGATCTCCAGGCGAACAGCCTGGGGATCACGTGGTCGCTCGCGACAGAGGAGCAGTTCTACATCCTGTGGTCGCTAGCGGAGTTCGGGCTTGGACGACGCTGGCGTTTGGGGCTGGTGGCGCTCCTCATCGGCGTGAGCCAGGCGATCAACTTCCGGGTGCCTGGCGTGGGCGACGTCATGGAGCAGGCCATCGGAGCACGGTGGGCCGAACTCCCGATCATGCAGGCGACGTTCACGCCGATTCTGCTTGGGGTGCTGCTGGCACATCTGATGGACCACAAGGCGTGGTTCGATCGCATCACCGCGGTGCTCTCGCCGGCGATGTCGCCCGTGGGGTGCCTGGTGCTCTTGCTCGGGCTGTGCAACATCGGGGGCGACATCCAGGGGTGGCCTCGCCTCTTGATCCAGGTCGCGATGATGGTCTTCGTGGCGTCGTGCGTGGTGCGAGAGGACCACGCGCTGCGCCGGCCATTGTCATGGCGGCCGATCGTCTGGGTCGGGCGGATCAGTTACGGGATGTATCTGTACCACATCTTCCTCGTGTGGCCGATTCGGTCGAGGCTGGTGCCGCACGGATGGGATCAGTCGCCCGTGGAGTTTGGCGTGGTGCTGGCGGCGACGATTCTGATCGCGTCGATCTCGTTCGTCGTGATCGAGAGGCCGATTCTGGGCCTGAAGAAGCGCTTCACACGCGTCGAGGCGGGGCGGTAAGCCATGGGCGCGGCGTTTGATCCAGATCGGGAGTTGGATGTCGCGCCGGGAATCATCGGTGTGACGCCCGAGGAGTTGCCCGCGCTCCCGGACGAGGCAATGAACGACCCGGAGCGGGGACGCATCGACCCGCGCGTGTGGTTCATTGAGCCATCGAGGCCCTTCGAGATCGAGATCGGGAGCGGGAAAGGAACCTTTCTCGTGGGCGAGGCTGGGGCGAACCCGATGGTGAACTATCTCGGCATGGAGTGGGCCGGGGAGTTTTATGCGTATGCCGCGGACCGGCTGCGGCGTCATGGATACCGCAACGTGCGCATGCTGCGAACGGACGCGACGGAGTTCATCCGCTGGCGATGCCCGAGCGGGATCGTGCGGGTGATTCACCTGTACTTCTCGGATCCCTGGCCGAAGTCGCGGCACCACAAGAATCGCGTGGTGCAGCATCGGTTTCTCGCCGAGGCGTGGCGTGTGCTCATCCCGGGCGGCGAGTTGCGCGTGGTGACGGACCACGCGGAGTTGTGGGCGTGGGACGAGGCGCACTTTTCGGCATGGACTTCGGACGCATTGGGCGAGGATGTCCCCGAGGCCCGCCGGCGTGTCGAGCGCGTGCCGGCGTTCACGAGGCATGACTTCGTGCCCCCGGCGTGGGTCGGGGCGGACGAGATCGTGGGGACGAACTTCGAGCGGAAGTATCGGGTGGAGGGTCGGACGTTCCGGTCGTGCGTGCTGCGGAAGGTGTGAAGCGAAGAACAACAGTCCATTGAACGGTCAACTGAGTATGGAGATGAACGTAGAAGTAGGAGCACCACGCGGAGCGTGGTGGTACGCGAGCGGATCAGAGGACGGTGCCGGTGAGGATGGAGATGGCGAGGGTGAAGTAGATGATGGTGCCGCTGGCGTCCATGAGGGTGGCGACGAGGGGGCTGGACGCGGTGGCGGGATCGAGGCGGAGCCTTTTAAGGATCAGGGGGAGTGTGGCGCCGGCGACAGTGCCCCAGAGGACGACGCCCGCGATCGCGGCCGCGACGGTGAAGCCGAGGTGATTGGAATACTCGGTCTCGGGGCGCTTGAGGATGTTCGTGAAGAACTCTACGCAGAGGAAGCCCATGAGGGCGAGGGTGACGGCGAGGAGTGCGGCGGAGACGAACTCGCGCTGGACGATGCGCCACCAGTCGCCGACGCCGACCTCGCCCAGCGCGAGCGCGCGGGTGACGAGGGTCGCCGCCTGGGAGCCTGAGTTTCCGCCACAGGAGATGACCAGGGGCATGAAGATGGAGAGGACGGTCGCCTTGTCGAGTTGGTCCTGGAAGCCGCCGAGGACGAGGATGGTGATGGTCTGCCCGACGAAAAGTGCGGAGAGCCAGACGGCGCGCTTGCGGTACATCTCGACGTGGCCCGTGACGATGTAGGGCGATTCCAGGGCGGCGACGCCACCGAGTTTCTGGATGTCCTCGGTGGCCTCTTCCTCGGCGACGTCGGTGACGTCGTCGACGGTGACGATGCCGACGAGGACACCCTTGGAATCGACGACAGGCAGAGCCGTCCGGTCGTACCGGCTCATCATCTGGACGGCCTCTTCCTGGGGCTGGTCGGCGCGGAGGGCGTAGTAGTTGTCGTCCATCAGGTCGGCGATGCGCGTGTCGCGTTGGGCGAGGAGGACGTGGCGCAGGCGGATGTCGTCGACGAGTTTGCCGGCGTCATCGATGACGTACAGCACGTTGAGTGTCTCGGCGTCGCGGCCATGGCGCTGGATGTGATCGAGGACCTGGGCGACGGTCCACTCCGGTCGGACGCGGATGTAGTCGGGCGTCATGAGCCGCCCGACGGAGTCCTCGGGATAGCCGAGGATGGCCTGGGTGACCCTTCGCTCTTCGGGGGAGAGCGAGCCGACGATTCGTGTGGCGACCTCGGAGGGGAGTTCGTCCAGGAGTCGTGCGCGATCGTCGGCGCTCATGGCTTCGACGACCTGAGCGGCGGTCTCGGTCCCGAGTTTCTTGATGAGTTCTTCTTGTGAATCCTGTTCGAGATACGAGAAGACCTCGCCGGCGTCGTCACGCGGGAGGAAGCGGAAGCCGAGGGCGGCGAGTTCCGGCTCGATGTCGGCGAGGATGTCGGCGACGTCCGCGGGTGGGAGTTCGTGGAGGATGTGGCGCAACTCGCCATAGTGCCCGCGCTGGATGAGTTCGCGGACTTCGGGGGCCAGAAGTTGGGCGGTGGGATTCACGGTGAGTACAACAGGATACGGCGTGCGTCGAAAGCGGCGAATCAGGCGAGACCGTCGAGGGCGCGCAGGCCGAGGGGTTCCTTCGTGAAGAACGGCTCAGCAGCCGCGGCAGCGATCCGCGAGCCAAAGTAGCGATCCTGGGCCTCGAGGCGCCCGGGGAATCCGGCGTTGATGGGGTTCTGCGCGAACTGTGAGGCATAAGCCTCGACGGCGTGGCGCTTGCGCTCGAACGTGGTCGAGGTGTCGATGAGGAAGGTGGGATTTGGAACAGCACGAAGGTGAGAGCAGAAGTAGTAGAAGAGCCAATTGGGATAGATGGGCGGGCCGAGTTTGGATCGCCCGCCGAGGGCTTCGGGGACGGGCGGCTCAAACTTGGTGAGTTTGGCGTCGAAGCGTGCGTCCTCGGCGATGCGCGTCGTGGCGATGTGATCCGGGTGGGCGTCTTCTGGATGGGGCATGAAGAGGATGGAGACCTGGTGGGCGCGGATGACACCCGCGACGGCGTGTCGCGCTTCGAGTGTGTGCTCGACACGGCGGTTGGGGAGATTCAGGAGCACTCGACGGACCCGGCCCGTGTTGTTGTCGAGGATGCGAGCGGCTTCTGCGGCTTCCTTCAGCCGCGTGGAACGATCGCCCACGGGCGTGGGGCACCCGTCGGTCATGTCGAGGAGCAGGACGTTGTGGCCTTGCTGGGCGAGGAGGGCGATGGTGCCCCCCATGCCGATTTCTTGGTCGTCGGGATGCGGGCCGACCACGAGGATGTTGGGCATGGCCGGCTTCCTTATTCGGCGATGACGACGAGACCGACGAGTTGGGGTTGTTGGCTGGATGCACTCGGGGGGAGTTCGAGTTGGGCCTGGACGAGTTTCTCGGGGGCCTCAGAGGCGAAGAAGCCCCCGGCGCGGAACCGCTCGCCATTCTCATCGACGAAGGAGTCGAGTTCGAGCGTGAGGGATTGGCCGACGGCAAACTCGGGGATGTGTCGCGCGAATCGGCGATTGAGCCACAGGGTCGCGGGGGCGAGGGGGCTAGCAGTGGTGTTGGTGAGAGAAATGACAGTGGAGTCGCGGACGACCTGGATGTCAGCGGTCGTGGTTTGGGCGAGGACGTCGGGGAAACGACGCCACTGCTCCTTGGGCGGGATGGTGGAGGCGCATGCGGCGAGGCCGAGGGCGAGCACGAGCGTGGAGAGATGAACGAGCGTGGATTTGGGTCGAGTCATGATTCCATATAGTCTGTGCGATGTCGTGCGAGAGCAACAACGCGACGGCTCCATCGGCGGCAATTGCCCCGGGGGGCGAGGGGATCGACCCGCTGGAGGTGGCGCGGAGGGTCCGCGAGATGGGCGGGGTGGACCCGCGCCTGCCCGCGATTGTGCCGGGCTTCGATGCACCGTTTTTCCAGGCCGGGCTCGCAGGGTATTCGGATGCGGCGATGCGACTCATCGCCCGGCGGCATGGATGCCCGTATTGCGTGACCGAGGCACTCCTCGATCGGACGCTCTTGGCGGGGGGACGCGGGTTCGCGAAGGCGGATCTAGGGGAGTTGCACGACAATGTGCCCGGCGGAGCGGGAGACCATCCGCTCGCGGGACAGATCATGGGGAGCGACCCGGAAGAGATGGCGGCGGCGGCGCTCAAGATGATCGAGCAAGGGGCGCGGAGCGAGCGCGAGTATCGGCGACTGGCGTATAAGGGACGACTTGGGCCCGGGGACAATCGGCCAGCGGAGACGCTGCGCCAGCCCGGGGGCGAGGTCATCGAGTGGGTGGTGTGCGGCGAAGAAGAGGACGAGCCGGGCGTCGAGAACGCTCCCGCCGAAGTGCAGCAAAATGAGAGTGATTCCACGACACGATCGCGAGCACGCGGAGGCGAGGCGTGTCGCTCGTTCGAGGTGATCGACGTGAACCTCGCGTGCCCGGTAAAGAAAATCGCGAGCAAGGCGCGGGGCGGGCACTGGCTGGCGGAGCCCGAAGGCGCGATCCGAATTCTCAAGGCCGTGCGCGAGGCCTTGCCGGCGAGCGTGGCGTGCTCGGTGAAGTTGCGCCGGAGTTTCGACGACACGCCGGAGATGGCGGCGAACTTCGAACGGATTATGGTCGCGGTGCGCGATCTTGGGTACGCGTGGGCGACGGTGCACGGACGGACGGTGCGCCAGAAGTACGTGGGCCCGAGTCGATGGGACGTGCTTCGAGACATCGTGCGCCGGCACGCGGGATTCCCGGTCCTCGGGAGCGGCGACGTGTGGTCGGCGGAGGACATCTTCCGGATGATCGGATACACCGGGGTGGCGGCGGTGTCGGTCGCACGCGGGTGCATCGGGAATCCATGGATCTTCAGGCAGGCACGCCAGATTCTCGCCGGCGAGCGGGCAACGAGGCCAACACTGGAAGAACAGCGCGGCGTGCTGGAAGAACACTTCGAGTTGCTGCTCGCAGTGAACCGCGGGATGCGCCACGGCGAGGAGGCGTCGAGCCGGATGATCCGCAAGTTCGGGATCCGCTTTGCCGCCCACCACCCGGACGTTGAGTCGGTTCGCAAGTCGATGATCGCGGTGGAATCGCACGCGGACTGGCGGCGCGTACTCGAAACGCAGTACACGGGCAGAGGGCGCGGAGAGGTTGGATTCGATCGAGTGGAGGCGCCGGCACTCAGGCCTGCTTGACGCTGGGAAGTTCGGTGTCCTCGACGGCATCTTTCGGGCGGGCGTCGACGCGGTCCTGCTTGTCGGTCGGATACGCGATTCGCCCGTGATACATGCTGGCGAGGGTCCGGCTGACGCTCTCGGTGATGACCTTGAGTTCGCGCAAAGTGAGTTCGCAGTCGTCGAACTGCCCATCGAGGAGGCGTTTGTTGGCGATGGACTCGACGAGGGCCTCGATGCGGCTGGGCGTGGGGTCGCTCATGGCGCGGGTGGCGCTCTCAACGGCGTCGCAGACCATAAGAACGGCGACCTCCTTGGTGCGCGGGCGCGGGCCGGGATAGCGATACTCGACCTCGTCGGGAATGTGCGCCTCGTCGCGTGAGTCGCCCGAGGTCAGCGCCTGCTGCTTGGCGCGGTGGTAGAAGTACTCGACAAGGGTGGTGCCGTGGTGGGCCTCGATGAAGTGCTGGAGTTGCTTGGGGAGTTTGTACTCGCGCGCGAGTTCCATGCCATCCTTCACATGCCCGACGACGACGAGGAGGCTCATGGCGGGGCTGAGTCGGTCGTGCTTGTTCGTGCCGGGGATCTGGTTCTCGACGAAGTACTCGGGCTTGTTCATCTTCCCGATGTCGTGGTAGAGAGCTCCGACATAGGTGAGCAGGCCATTGGCGTGGATGGCGTCGGCGGCGGACTCGGCGAGGGCGGCGACATTCAGCGAGTGGTTGTACGTCCCCGGGGCCCGCTGCTGGAGTTCACGGAGCAGTGGGTTCTTGGGATCGCGGAGTTCGATGAGGCGGAGGCCCGTGACGACGTCGAACATGCGCTCGAGTTGCTGGAGGAACATGAGCGTCGCGGCCCCGAGGGCGAACATGCCGCCCGCGGCGAGGAGGGCGTCGTTGAAAATCTCGCGAAGGACAATCAGCCCTGTGTCCACGGTGCTGGCGGGATCGGCAAGGATCGGTCGATCGATGATGCCGAAGACGACCGTGGCAAGGCCGACACCCAGGGCGGTGAAGATGGAGAGCCGGAGTAGGGCGCGGCGGTCACGGAGTTCGCCGAGCGTCGTCACGACGCAGGAGATGCCGACGGTGATGATGGCAAGCGTGCCGAAGCCGCTGCGGAGGGCGAGCCCTGTGAGCAGGGCGTGGAGGAGGCCATAGGCGAGGGCGGAGCGGCGGTCGTAGCCAATGGCCATGAGGATGCCGACGGCCACGGTGGGCGCGACCGCGGTGATGGCGGCGCCCTGGGGAATAGCGGCGGTGAGGAGCACCGCGGCGACGAGACCCGCGAGCAGCACGCTCGCGACGCCGATCATGCGGGAAGCGTTGCGCTTCACGCGCGGCGAGAAAAGGACCGTGTAGCCCACGAGGGCGAGGGTGATCGCGACGACCGCGGTGACCACCGCGGCAAGGCGGAGCGTGCGGCGCGCAGTCGGCGTCTCGTCGCGGAAGGCGCGGGCCTCGGCGAGATACAGCGCGGCCTGTTCGGAGGTCAGCCGCTCGCCCCGGCGGAAGATCGGCTGGTTCTTCGGGATTGTGTTGAAGACCTCGAGTTCGGCGGCGGCGCGATCGTTCTGGGCCATGGTCGTGAGGTTCTGATCGAAGCGATACGTGGGTTGGGGCTTGTAGACGAGGCGATTGGCGATGACCTCGGCGATGGGCCCGCGGAAGCCGGCCTCCTGGGCGGCGAGGAGCATGCGCTCGCGGAGTTTCTCGTCGGAGATGCTGTAGACGCGATCGCGGAAGACCTCGGGGAGTTGCTCCTTGACCCAGAGGAGTCGGACGACCTGATAGGTGCCCTCCTGGGTGGAGCGCTGGAAGGTCTGCTCGTCGATGACGGGCCTCTGGCGAAGGAGGTCCATGAGCGGCGTGACCTTGGCTTTCCACGCGTCGGTCGGCTCGCCGTTGGCGGTCTCGGCGCGAATGGAATCGAACGTGCCCTGGGTAAGCCCGAACGCCGCGCGGAGGCCCTCGTCCACGCTCGCGAGATCGGTGGTCGCCGAGAGCGCCTTGGGGAGATTGGTGATCGCGGTCTCGAGTTCGGTGAAGACCGGGACGTTGGCGACGTAGTACCAGGGTGTCGACTGGCGGGCGGCGGTGCGGCGCTGCTCGGTGGCGGCGCGGTCGGGGAGGGAGAGCGACTGCACGCGGACGAGTCGAGTCTCGTCCATCACGCGTCCGACGGCGATCAACGGCTGCTCGCGCGACCACAAGACAACCACGCACGCCGCGATGGCAAAGACGGTGGAGACGATGAGCCCCCAGGCGATGCGTGGTTCGCTGATCCAGTCGAGGAGGCGCTGCGTGAGCGGCTCGACCTCGTCGCGCTGGACGCGGCGCTGCTTGCCTTGCCTGGGCTTGGAGGTTGTCTTGAGTCGCTCGAGCATCAGGCCTGGCTCTCTGGAGTTGAAGTATCGTTTCGTCCACGCCTTGGGGTGCGCGCGACGTGCTGCTCGGGCATGTCGCCCATGGCGCGGACTCCCCCACCACTTCCGCCCGCGGCGGCATCCTCATCGCCATACGCGTCGATGATGCGTTGGACGAGTTGATGGCGGACGACGTCGACACGATCCAACGTGATGAACTCAACGCCGGGGACACGCTTGAGTTTGCGGACGGCGTCGATGAGGCCGCTCTCTCGCGGGTCCTGGAGGTCGATCTGGGTGGTGTCGCCGGTGACGATCATCTTGGAGGACTGGCCCATGCGGGTCAG encodes:
- a CDS encoding HDIG domain-containing protein, which produces MLERLKTTSKPRQGKQRRVQRDEVEPLTQRLLDWISEPRIAWGLIVSTVFAIAACVVVLWSREQPLIAVGRVMDETRLVRVQSLSLPDRAATEQRRTAARQSTPWYYVANVPVFTELETAITNLPKALSATTDLASVDEGLRAAFGLTQGTFDSIRAETANGEPTDAWKAKVTPLMDLLRQRPVIDEQTFQRSTQEGTYQVVRLLWVKEQLPEVFRDRVYSISDEKLRERMLLAAQEAGFRGPIAEVIANRLVYKPQPTYRFDQNLTTMAQNDRAAAELEVFNTIPKNQPIFRRGERLTSEQAALYLAEARAFRDETPTARRTLRLAAVVTAVVAITLALVGYTVLFSPRVKRNASRMIGVASVLLAGLVAAVLLTAAIPQGAAITAVAPTVAVGILMAIGYDRRSALAYGLLHALLTGLALRSGFGTLAIITVGISCVVTTLGELRDRRALLRLSIFTALGVGLATVVFGIIDRPILADPASTVDTGLIVLREIFNDALLAAGGMFALGAATLMFLQQLERMFDVVTGLRLIELRDPKNPLLRELQQRAPGTYNHSLNVAALAESAADAIHANGLLTYVGALYHDIGKMNKPEYFVENQIPGTNKHDRLSPAMSLLVVVGHVKDGMELAREYKLPKQLQHFIEAHHGTTLVEYFYHRAKQQALTSGDSRDEAHIPDEVEYRYPGPRPRTKEVAVLMVCDAVESATRAMSDPTPSRIEALVESIANKRLLDGQFDDCELTLRELKVITESVSRTLASMYHGRIAYPTDKQDRVDARPKDAVEDTELPSVKQA
- a CDS encoding tRNA-dihydrouridine synthase family protein, which codes for MSCESNNATAPSAAIAPGGEGIDPLEVARRVREMGGVDPRLPAIVPGFDAPFFQAGLAGYSDAAMRLIARRHGCPYCVTEALLDRTLLAGGRGFAKADLGELHDNVPGGAGDHPLAGQIMGSDPEEMAAAALKMIEQGARSEREYRRLAYKGRLGPGDNRPAETLRQPGGEVIEWVVCGEEEDEPGVENAPAEVQQNESDSTTRSRARGGEACRSFEVIDVNLACPVKKIASKARGGHWLAEPEGAIRILKAVREALPASVACSVKLRRSFDDTPEMAANFERIMVAVRDLGYAWATVHGRTVRQKYVGPSRWDVLRDIVRRHAGFPVLGSGDVWSAEDIFRMIGYTGVAAVSVARGCIGNPWIFRQARQILAGERATRPTLEEQRGVLEEHFELLLAVNRGMRHGEEASSRMIRKFGIRFAAHHPDVESVRKSMIAVESHADWRRVLETQYTGRGRGEVGFDRVEAPALRPA
- a CDS encoding PIG-L family deacetylase; translation: MPNILVVGPHPDDQEIGMGGTIALLAQQGHNVLLLDMTDGCPTPVGDRSTRLKEAAEAARILDNNTGRVRRVLLNLPNRRVEHTLEARHAVAGVIRAHQVSILFMPHPEDAHPDHIATTRIAEDARFDAKLTKFEPPVPEALGGRSKLGPPIYPNWLFYYFCSHLRAVPNPTFLIDTSTTFERKRHAVEAYASQFAQNPINAGFPGRLEAQDRYFGSRIAAAAAEPFFTKEPLGLRALDGLA
- the mgtE gene encoding magnesium transporter, which encodes MNPTAQLLAPEVRELIQRGHYGELRHILHELPPADVADILADIEPELAALGFRFLPRDDAGEVFSYLEQDSQEELIKKLGTETAAQVVEAMSADDRARLLDELPSEVATRIVGSLSPEERRVTQAILGYPEDSVGRLMTPDYIRVRPEWTVAQVLDHIQRHGRDAETLNVLYVIDDAGKLVDDIRLRHVLLAQRDTRIADLMDDNYYALRADQPQEEAVQMMSRYDRTALPVVDSKGVLVGIVTVDDVTDVAEEEATEDIQKLGGVAALESPYIVTGHVEMYRKRAVWLSALFVGQTITILVLGGFQDQLDKATVLSIFMPLVISCGGNSGSQAATLVTRALALGEVGVGDWWRIVQREFVSAALLAVTLALMGFLCVEFFTNILKRPETEYSNHLGFTVAAAIAGVVLWGTVAGATLPLILKRLRLDPATASSPLVATLMDASGTIIYFTLAISILTGTVL
- a CDS encoding cation transporter produces the protein MSTATLQRNTLVGLAASVALAAGKLVAGLLGHSSALVADAVESLADSVGSSIVWFGLRVGSRRPDERYPYGYGRAEAIAAIAVGLLLVLAAIVIAVRAASQLLTPHTPPAPWTLAVLIVVIVVKEALFRLIVRGADTFESDAARADAWHHRSDAITSAAAFFGILIAVVGPSLLDAPRLVLADEVAAIFAALIILWTAYRLITPNLRELLDADSPSIASKVEHIAAKSDGVRLIEKVHARKSGRGFLIDMHIHVEPNATVQEGHAIAGRVKASIREAIPAVFHVLVHVEPAVPRPDNHL
- the trmB gene encoding tRNA (guanosine(46)-N7)-methyltransferase TrmB codes for the protein MGAAFDPDRELDVAPGIIGVTPEELPALPDEAMNDPERGRIDPRVWFIEPSRPFEIEIGSGKGTFLVGEAGANPMVNYLGMEWAGEFYAYAADRLRRHGYRNVRMLRTDATEFIRWRCPSGIVRVIHLYFSDPWPKSRHHKNRVVQHRFLAEAWRVLIPGGELRVVTDHAELWAWDEAHFSAWTSDALGEDVPEARRRVERVPAFTRHDFVPPAWVGADEIVGTNFERKYRVEGRTFRSCVLRKV
- a CDS encoding acyltransferase yields the protein MTERPNATTRPSSGTHEAFLAQKQFGSLDGIRALCILGVLWQHTAMRELAAGETHWLPMSQVGYLGVDMFFVLSGFLISTLLQRERAKHGGISLKDFYARRTLRIFPIYYIVLIGVAALYLVKEHVLHKDPASGEVFFRALPWYATYTSNFLHPDLQANSLGITWSLATEEQFYILWSLAEFGLGRRWRLGLVALLIGVSQAINFRVPGVGDVMEQAIGARWAELPIMQATFTPILLGVLLAHLMDHKAWFDRITAVLSPAMSPVGCLVLLLGLCNIGGDIQGWPRLLIQVAMMVFVASCVVREDHALRRPLSWRPIVWVGRISYGMYLYHIFLVWPIRSRLVPHGWDQSPVEFGVVLAATILIASISFVVIERPILGLKKRFTRVEAGR